One Aegilops tauschii subsp. strangulata cultivar AL8/78 chromosome 7, Aet v6.0, whole genome shotgun sequence genomic window carries:
- the LOC109752912 gene encoding probable 6-phosphogluconolactonase 3, chloroplastic: MSTATGAAASNSLSPTTSRRSSPSSRILTTPRGSLSCRLLSSSPSQSPLVPVSAMASPGAAGEAASRKKLLIFDAEKDLAASLAEHAAGLSEKFAAERSAFTVVLSGGSLIKALRKLAEPPYLEAVDWSRWHVFWADERVVPKDHADSNYKLAMDEFLSKVPVPANQVYAMNDALSVEGAADDYENCLKQLIKNGVIAVSPVTGFPKFDLMLLGMGPDGHIASLFPGHPIVNENQKLVTCVKDSPKPPPERITFTFPVINSSAHIALMVTGAGKAGAVHKALSGNESSSDLLPVEMVEPQDGEMTWFTDKPAMSMLSRI; this comes from the exons ATGTCCACCGCCACCGGCGCAGCCGCCTCGAACTCCCTCTCCCCCACCACCAGCCGGCGATCATCGCCGTCTTCCAGGATCCTGACGACCCCTCGCGGATCTCTTTCTTGCAGACTACTATCCTCTTCCCCATCGCAGTCTCCCCTCGTTCCGGTCTCCGCCATGGCCTCCCCGGGCGCTGCTGGCGAGGCGGCTTCCAGGAAGAAGCTTCTCATATTCGACGCCGAGAAGGACCTGGCGGCGTCTCTGGCCGAGCACGCGGCGGGACTGTCGGAGAAGTTCGCCGCCGAGAGGAGCGCTTTCACAGTCGTGCTCTCCGGCGGCTCTCTCATCAAAGCTCTGAG GAAACTGGCTGAGCCGCCGTACCTGGAGGCGGTGGACTGGAGCAGATGGCACGTTTTCTGGGCGGACGAGAGGGTGGTTCCCAAGGACCACGCGGACAGTAACTACAAACTTGCCATGGATGAGTTTCTCTCTAAG GTGCCGGTTCCTGCTAACCAAGTTTACGCCATGAATGATGCACTGTCGGTTGAAGGAGCTGCGGATGACTATGAAAATTGTTTAAAGCAACTCATCAAGAATGGTGTGATTGCGGTGTCACCAGTAACTGGGTTCCCAAAGTTTGACCTTATGCTTTTGGGGATGGGCCCTGATGGCCATATCGCCTCCCTCTTCCCTGGACACCCTATTGTCAACGAAAACCAGAAGTTGGTCACCTGTGTCAAGGATTCTCCAAAGCCACCACCAGAGAGAATAACATTCACATTCCCTGTGATCAATTCGTCGGCACATATCGCACTTATGGTCACTGGTGCTGGGAAAGCTGGTGCAGTTCACAAAGCGCTTTCAGGCAATGAAAGTTCATCAGATTTGCTGCCCGTTGAGATGGTTGAGCCGCAAGACGGAGAGATGACCTGGTTCACTGACAAGCCAGCTATGTCAATGTTGTCAAGGATCTGA